In Maridesulfovibrio sp., the following proteins share a genomic window:
- a CDS encoding flagellin: MSLVINHNMMAMHASRNLQQAYGNLGTSTRRLSSGLRVGTAADDAAGLAIRELMRADVKSLNQGMRNANDAISMIQTADGALQVIDEKLIRMKELATQASTGTYNSDQRLIIDSEYQAMASEITRIAMATDFNGIHLLNGNLSGASSDHNGAGLHSTGPLKVHFGTGNDCAEDYYYVAIGSSTASSLGVNTSVSTQELAQKSLDKLQQAIISKDKIRANLGAMQNRLENTITNLSIQAENVQAAESRISDVDVATEMTEFVRNQILTQSAVAMLSQANSLPKMAMQLIGG; the protein is encoded by the coding sequence ATGTCCTTAGTCATTAACCACAACATGATGGCAATGCACGCCTCACGCAACTTACAGCAAGCGTACGGCAATCTCGGTACTTCAACTCGTCGTCTCTCCTCAGGTTTGAGAGTCGGCACAGCAGCAGATGATGCTGCAGGTCTCGCAATTCGCGAACTTATGCGCGCAGACGTTAAATCCCTTAACCAGGGTATGAGAAACGCAAACGACGCAATTTCCATGATTCAGACCGCAGACGGTGCGCTGCAGGTTATCGATGAAAAGCTCATCCGCATGAAAGAGCTTGCAACCCAGGCATCCACCGGTACCTACAACTCCGATCAGCGTCTGATCATTGACTCTGAATATCAGGCCATGGCTTCGGAAATCACCCGAATCGCAATGGCGACCGACTTTAACGGTATCCACCTGCTGAACGGTAACCTTTCCGGTGCGAGCAGCGATCATAATGGCGCAGGGCTTCATTCAACAGGCCCGCTTAAGGTTCACTTCGGTACAGGTAACGACTGCGCAGAAGACTATTACTATGTCGCCATCGGCAGCTCTACTGCTTCTTCACTTGGCGTCAATACTTCCGTATCAACACAGGAACTTGCGCAGAAGTCCCTTGATAAGCTTCAGCAGGCAATTATTTCTAAAGATAAGATTCGTGCGAATCTCGGTGCCATGCAGAACAGGTTGGAAAACACCATCACCAACCTTTCTATTCAGGCAGAAAACGTTCAGGCAGCGGAATCACGCATCTCCGATGTCGACGTAGCAACCGAAATGACTGAATTCGTGCGGAACCAGATTCTCACTCAGTCCGCGGTAGCAATGCTCTCGCAGGCTAACTCACTGCCGAAGATGGCAATGCAGCTCATTGGCGGTTAA
- a CDS encoding flagellar hook protein FlgE yields MGLSASLFSGITGLQAHGDKMSVLGNNIANVNTIGFKSAKMHFEDAISQDMSTATGIAQVGRGVQVGAIYADYAQGSFETTSESTDLAIGGDGFFIVSPKDEDTSYYTRAGNFRFDKDGYLTDPHGYVLQGWQVQDESGSQVATGTSVNTSNSVRTIGVPTDIRLENFQSAPKETTTINMVTNLDSHEASRADDATQPYLALFNSWDGTAEPPIGDSLYGYQSTIKVYDANGSAHNVTTYFDQVTLSNAGGKKVWEFIVTCSPEEDGRMFPNGTDSFASNAAAGLLMTGTMTFNAAGDLTGISAFTLKSNASAGPGAAVDPTTSKDADMWTLAEFSQDGLPVMTANFLSRSNASYTNASNEPVTIEMNFGLNNSDLSGLGSTKGWGNTTISNASLLGSNITDISTLPNFGDAEKSALSTTSYSSGSTTLFQSQDGYTAGFLQSTSVSRDGVLTGRYSNGQIQELYVLTLASFNNDWGLRREGGNLFTETRESGDALTGLPNTSGKGSIASNSLEMSNVDLAVEFVNMITTQRGFQANSKIITTTDTMMGELIQLKR; encoded by the coding sequence ATGGGTTTATCAGCATCATTATTCTCAGGTATTACCGGTTTACAGGCACACGGAGATAAAATGTCCGTGCTTGGTAACAACATCGCAAACGTTAACACCATCGGCTTCAAAAGCGCTAAGATGCACTTTGAAGATGCTATCAGTCAGGACATGTCTACCGCCACAGGAATAGCACAGGTAGGTCGCGGTGTACAGGTAGGGGCTATTTATGCCGACTACGCTCAGGGGTCTTTTGAAACGACTTCTGAATCCACTGACCTTGCAATCGGCGGTGACGGATTTTTCATTGTCTCTCCAAAGGATGAAGACACTTCTTACTATACTCGTGCCGGCAACTTCCGTTTTGATAAAGACGGTTACCTCACCGATCCTCACGGTTACGTACTTCAGGGTTGGCAGGTTCAGGATGAAAGCGGTTCACAAGTTGCTACCGGAACAAGTGTGAATACCAGCAATTCAGTTCGTACCATCGGCGTACCTACTGATATAAGACTGGAAAACTTTCAGTCTGCTCCAAAGGAAACCACTACCATTAACATGGTTACCAACCTTGATTCACATGAAGCAAGCAGGGCCGATGATGCAACACAACCTTACCTTGCTCTCTTCAATTCCTGGGATGGAACAGCAGAACCGCCCATCGGCGATTCTCTGTACGGTTACCAGTCAACCATCAAAGTATATGACGCCAACGGCTCTGCGCATAACGTCACTACCTATTTTGACCAGGTGACCCTCAGTAACGCCGGTGGTAAGAAGGTTTGGGAATTTATCGTAACCTGCAGTCCCGAAGAAGATGGACGCATGTTCCCTAACGGAACAGACTCATTCGCAAGCAACGCTGCTGCCGGACTTCTCATGACAGGAACCATGACTTTCAACGCAGCCGGTGATCTGACTGGAATCTCTGCCTTTACCTTGAAGAGTAACGCGTCGGCAGGTCCCGGTGCTGCGGTAGATCCGACAACATCAAAGGATGCAGACATGTGGACTCTGGCGGAATTTTCGCAGGATGGTTTGCCGGTAATGACCGCAAACTTCCTCTCAAGGTCGAATGCCAGTTACACCAACGCAAGCAATGAGCCGGTTACTATTGAGATGAACTTCGGACTTAACAACTCTGATTTGTCAGGACTCGGATCAACCAAGGGTTGGGGTAACACAACAATCTCCAACGCGAGCCTGCTCGGTTCTAATATTACCGATATCAGCACCCTCCCCAACTTTGGTGATGCTGAAAAGAGTGCTCTTTCTACTACCAGTTACAGCTCCGGTTCAACCACCCTGTTCCAGTCTCAGGACGGTTACACCGCAGGTTTCCTGCAGAGTACTTCTGTAAGCAGGGACGGTGTTCTGACAGGGCGTTACTCAAACGGCCAGATTCAGGAACTTTATGTCCTTACTCTTGCCTCATTCAACAATGACTGGGGACTGCGGCGAGAAGGTGGTAACCTTTTCACCGAGACAAGGGAATCCGGAGATGCATTGACCGGTCTGCCTAATACCAGCGGTAAAGGCTCCATAGCTTCCAACTCCCTTGAGATGTCTAACGTTGACCTTGCGGTCGAATTTGTAAACATGATTACTACCCAGCGCGGTTTTCAGGCGAACTCGAAGATTATTACCACTACTGATACCATGATGGGCGAGCTGATCCAGCTTAAGCGCTAA
- a CDS encoding flagellar hook assembly protein FlgD produces MGYVGFSNILGRAEADMAASNQPEHKNQLNQDDFLKLLLTQMQNQDPANPMEDKEYMAQMAQFSSLEQLTQVNSNIKTMIDNGTQEQMVSAVNFIGKEVKAEGYNISRDNGKISKVFYGLGEPVANAFINIYDKDKNLVRTVQLGSKAKGTYEFEWDGKDWGGKEVPDGVYTIAMAAEDANGSPVMVKTEVSGEVSGVVSEGGQQYLHLKDGRYINFLNIKEVVSPTVVSEPDDPNKSDDTGDSGDTGDSGGSGESGESGDSTEQTSES; encoded by the coding sequence ATGGGATACGTAGGGTTCAGTAACATACTTGGAAGGGCGGAAGCCGATATGGCAGCCAGCAACCAGCCTGAGCATAAAAATCAGCTTAATCAGGATGACTTCCTGAAGCTTCTCCTTACCCAGATGCAGAATCAGGACCCCGCCAACCCCATGGAAGACAAAGAATACATGGCGCAGATGGCACAGTTCTCCAGTCTTGAACAGCTCACTCAGGTGAACAGCAACATCAAGACAATGATTGATAACGGAACTCAGGAACAGATGGTTTCAGCTGTAAACTTCATCGGCAAAGAAGTAAAAGCTGAGGGTTACAACATCAGTCGTGACAACGGAAAAATAAGCAAGGTCTTTTATGGTCTTGGCGAACCTGTCGCAAACGCGTTCATCAACATTTACGACAAAGACAAAAACCTTGTTCGCACTGTTCAGCTCGGCTCAAAGGCTAAAGGGACCTATGAGTTCGAATGGGACGGAAAGGACTGGGGTGGCAAGGAAGTTCCAGACGGTGTCTATACCATCGCAATGGCGGCGGAAGATGCAAACGGAAGTCCTGTTATGGTTAAGACGGAAGTTAGTGGTGAAGTCTCAGGAGTTGTTTCCGAGGGTGGTCAGCAATATCTGCACCTTAAAGATGGTCGCTACATCAACTTCCTCAACATCAAGGAAGTAGTAAGTCCGACGGTAGTTTCCGAGCCGGATGACCCTAACAAATCAGATGACACAGGTGATTCTGGTGACACAGGAGATTCTGGTGGATCTGGTGAATCAGGCGAATCTGGTGATTCAACCGAACAAACTTCTGAAAGCTGA
- a CDS encoding flagellar hook-length control protein FliK: MKILPHLENSNQDLSSLLDRTSLSESSYRSSMFDNFLYSSRSEVESSYQQAQDMISDSRSRYEGSTSYTNSESASDYIDEATEDIAMQSVEEQPQNITVSREDWKEIKDELEEYGLDKKDINELEEKVMSENGITYGQLVSDISAMMKGRKGINLSPVQEQNLNSIFAQLGFNPGESKQMLASIRKGNLGDVVEKMQAKLAAMSDSAKLQLSKDETKTLTDLFKLGGDAGKKITQLLSTDGATVADFKKGFSVLKTALAHQQSAQDAKDLKLVKTVSDSLRSAMEKASDQSPSVVRMASAEVISDSMGVSKEIGENAKQETQGAAENSAQKDGNAAKNGTDMKGDSNAGKQQAGQSENKNSNRHWLEQLLEDSNDVDGWDEFFGKLTDESFVKGEGNLTGSIFGNGMGSLQSAVKSAQAGKADAMWEKSARSNILEQVQEGVFKNLGQGRKQLTLQLNPHDLGAVNVMLQVKNKEVQATIRAENHETAKVIAEKLEVVKQALEEQGLKVEKLEVQTGISDGQTDTSWKNAEDHNSAQYQEMMSEMRRRWKTLRQEGTSLAREMQSVNHKAQISQSGLYIVA; the protein is encoded by the coding sequence ATGAAAATACTTCCACATCTCGAAAACAGTAATCAGGATTTGAGCAGTCTTTTGGACAGAACATCACTGTCTGAAAGCTCTTACCGTTCATCAATGTTTGATAATTTCCTTTATTCCAGCCGATCAGAGGTTGAATCTTCTTATCAGCAGGCTCAGGATATGATCAGTGACTCAAGATCTAGGTATGAAGGATCTACTTCATATACAAATTCTGAGAGCGCGTCTGATTATATTGATGAGGCCACGGAAGATATTGCAATGCAGTCTGTCGAAGAGCAGCCGCAGAATATTACTGTCAGCCGCGAAGACTGGAAAGAAATCAAGGATGAACTCGAAGAGTACGGTCTTGATAAAAAGGATATTAACGAGCTTGAAGAAAAGGTGATGAGTGAAAATGGTATTACCTACGGCCAGCTCGTTTCCGATATTTCTGCTATGATGAAGGGTCGGAAGGGGATTAATTTGAGTCCTGTTCAGGAGCAGAATCTTAATTCAATTTTTGCTCAGCTGGGATTCAATCCTGGTGAATCAAAGCAGATGCTGGCTTCCATACGCAAGGGTAATCTTGGAGATGTAGTAGAAAAGATGCAGGCCAAGCTTGCGGCAATGTCTGACTCCGCAAAGCTTCAGCTTTCCAAAGATGAAACAAAGACTCTGACCGACTTGTTTAAGCTGGGTGGAGATGCTGGTAAAAAGATTACTCAACTGCTTAGCACTGACGGCGCAACCGTTGCTGATTTTAAAAAAGGATTTTCAGTTCTCAAGACAGCTCTGGCACACCAGCAATCCGCACAGGATGCCAAGGATCTAAAGCTGGTTAAGACAGTTAGCGATTCTTTACGTTCTGCGATGGAAAAAGCTTCCGATCAGAGCCCCAGTGTCGTGCGCATGGCTTCTGCTGAGGTGATCAGTGATTCCATGGGTGTGAGCAAGGAGATCGGTGAAAACGCTAAGCAGGAAACTCAGGGAGCTGCAGAAAATTCTGCCCAGAAGGACGGCAACGCTGCAAAGAACGGCACAGACATGAAGGGTGATTCCAATGCCGGTAAGCAGCAGGCAGGGCAAAGTGAAAACAAAAACTCCAACCGCCACTGGCTTGAACAACTTCTCGAAGATTCCAATGATGTAGATGGCTGGGATGAGTTTTTCGGCAAGCTAACGGATGAGTCTTTCGTGAAGGGCGAAGGCAATCTTACAGGCAGCATCTTCGGTAACGGCATGGGCTCCTTGCAGAGTGCGGTAAAGTCTGCACAGGCAGGTAAGGCTGATGCCATGTGGGAAAAAAGTGCACGCTCCAATATCCTTGAGCAGGTTCAGGAAGGCGTCTTCAAGAACCTGGGGCAGGGACGCAAGCAGCTTACATTACAGCTTAATCCTCATGATCTTGGGGCTGTTAATGTAATGTTGCAGGTCAAGAACAAGGAAGTGCAGGCTACAATTCGGGCCGAAAACCACGAAACAGCGAAGGTTATTGCCGAGAAGCTTGAAGTTGTGAAGCAGGCTCTGGAAGAACAGGGTCTCAAGGTAGAAAAACTTGAAGTCCAGACCGGAATTTCTGATGGGCAGACCGACACCTCATGGAAAAATGCTGAAGACCATAACTCTGCACAATATCAGGAAATGATGTCGGAAATGCGCAGGCGTTGGAAGACGTTGAGACAAGAAGGAACCTCTTTGGCCCGGGAAATGCAGAGTGTAAATCACAAGGCACAAATTTCCCAAAGCGGACTTTACATAGTGGCTTAA
- a CDS encoding glycosyltransferase family 9 protein has translation MGDLILSFPLVLWLERTYPGHPIWVVAEEKFFRPLMNVSPRVYYFPWEGVNALLQNRYELIINLSIRNEAAKLAGELDAEAKLGPVVLENGATHIFGNWQLYRASVVENNRHNLFHWADLNALDCIPLGSIAQTTWPQPRTLHKDSNRIGLFLGASEEAKRPSVKFWADLCAELLKRGLRPVLFGGPMEQGMGQEVAGLFKGPVLDMCGKLNLAELIAVGQSLQLFITPDTGPMHLAAWSGMKVLNLSMGNVNPWETGPYQSDHYVLRSTMSCALGCWSCRRDKLYCHSPFTPSRIAVAAKRIIVEDRAGLSKMNMPGLRMALSSRNDDGLYFLDQKSGSRSQAVDSLGRFWQQFFGALFGLWDMEQAASVWMELAGQNPLLAHKMEAHLPRLGKEFSRGLARSKTLDDSFWNSCPLILRQFTGFIHLFLQNNDYNRHSWIQVLSYYEQLAALISQS, from the coding sequence ATGGGAGATTTAATTCTCTCCTTTCCGCTTGTTCTCTGGCTGGAGCGAACATACCCCGGCCATCCCATCTGGGTCGTTGCCGAGGAAAAATTTTTTCGGCCACTTATGAACGTAAGTCCTCGAGTTTACTACTTCCCATGGGAGGGAGTGAACGCTTTGCTCCAGAACAGGTATGAGTTGATCATCAACTTGAGCATCCGCAATGAAGCTGCGAAGCTGGCCGGAGAGCTTGACGCTGAGGCCAAGCTCGGACCGGTTGTTTTGGAAAATGGGGCCACTCATATTTTCGGAAACTGGCAGCTTTACAGGGCCAGTGTGGTTGAGAACAACCGTCATAATCTTTTCCATTGGGCCGATTTGAATGCTCTGGACTGTATCCCTTTGGGCAGTATTGCGCAGACTACATGGCCTCAACCCCGGACATTACATAAAGATTCAAACCGAATCGGGCTTTTTCTTGGCGCCAGCGAAGAAGCCAAACGGCCATCAGTAAAATTTTGGGCCGATTTGTGTGCCGAACTCCTGAAACGAGGGCTGCGTCCAGTGCTTTTCGGCGGTCCAATGGAACAGGGCATGGGGCAGGAAGTAGCCGGGTTGTTTAAAGGTCCGGTGCTGGATATGTGCGGTAAGCTGAACCTTGCAGAACTGATAGCCGTTGGTCAGTCGTTACAGCTATTTATTACTCCGGACACAGGTCCAATGCATCTCGCTGCATGGTCCGGAATGAAGGTGCTCAATCTTTCAATGGGAAACGTGAACCCCTGGGAGACTGGTCCGTACCAGAGTGATCATTATGTGCTTCGCTCAACCATGAGTTGTGCTTTGGGGTGCTGGTCCTGTCGCCGGGATAAGCTTTACTGCCATAGCCCGTTTACCCCTTCCCGTATTGCTGTTGCCGCTAAACGTATAATTGTTGAAGACCGTGCCGGGCTGTCTAAGATGAACATGCCGGGATTACGTATGGCGCTGTCCTCCCGTAACGACGACGGCCTGTATTTCCTTGATCAGAAAAGTGGCAGCCGGTCTCAGGCTGTAGATTCACTGGGACGTTTCTGGCAGCAATTTTTTGGTGCGCTTTTTGGGCTGTGGGACATGGAGCAAGCCGCGTCGGTCTGGATGGAGTTAGCGGGGCAGAATCCATTACTGGCCCATAAAATGGAAGCTCATCTTCCCCGTCTTGGAAAAGAATTCAGCCGTGGACTTGCCCGCAGTAAGACCCTTGATGATTCTTTTTGGAATTCATGTCCCCTGATTTTAAGACAATTCACTGGATTCATACATCTTTTCCTTCAGAATAATGATTACAACCGTCATTCTTGGATCCAAGTGCTTTCCTACTATGAACAGCTGGCAGCGCTGATAAGTCAAAGTTGA
- the fsa gene encoding fructose-6-phosphate aldolase yields MEFFLDTANLNEIRKAKDQGLMDGVTTNPTLLSREGGDWRKQAEAICSVVEGPVSLEVVGKTAEEMIREAEDLAGFGENVVIKVPMTNEGLVATKSLYRKGMKTNVTLVFSPLQALLAAKAGATYVSPFVGRLDGIAHDGMELIRQIRTIFDNYDFPTKILVASIRHPMHVLDSAMIGADVATIPYNVISQLAAHPLTDKGLAAFNADWEKLTK; encoded by the coding sequence ATGGAATTTTTTCTGGACACTGCCAATCTTAACGAGATTAGGAAGGCCAAGGATCAGGGATTGATGGATGGAGTGACTACAAATCCGACTCTTCTTTCCAGGGAAGGTGGGGATTGGCGTAAGCAGGCCGAGGCAATCTGCTCCGTAGTTGAAGGACCGGTCAGTCTGGAAGTCGTCGGGAAAACTGCTGAAGAAATGATCCGTGAGGCTGAAGACCTTGCCGGTTTCGGCGAGAATGTCGTGATCAAGGTTCCCATGACCAACGAGGGGTTGGTGGCTACCAAGAGCCTTTACCGTAAGGGCATGAAGACTAATGTTACACTAGTCTTTTCTCCATTGCAGGCGTTGCTGGCAGCTAAAGCCGGTGCGACTTATGTGAGTCCGTTTGTGGGACGGCTGGATGGAATTGCCCATGACGGCATGGAGTTGATCCGCCAGATCAGGACTATTTTTGATAATTATGATTTTCCAACCAAGATCCTGGTGGCTTCAATCCGCCATCCCATGCATGTGCTGGATTCCGCAATGATCGGGGCGGATGTGGCCACTATCCCTTATAACGTCATCAGTCAGCTGGCAGCCCACCCTCTAACTGACAAGGGACTGGCCGCTTTTAATGCGGACTGGGAAAAGCTGACCAAGTAG
- the trpB gene encoding tryptophan synthase subunit beta gives MTKNAIINADGFFGEYGGQFVPEQVLPVLNELAENYERYRNDPEFIEEFNYYLTKYSGRPTPLYLCSNLTEELGGAKIYLKREDLNHLGAHKVNNTIGQILLAKRMGKKKIIAETGAGQHGVATAATCALMDMECTIVMGEVDMERQKLNVFRMRMMGANVVAAKSGQKTLKEAVDEALAAWIGDAENTFYLLGSAVGPHPYPSMVRDFQSIIGREAKQQCLEDEGRLPDYCIACVGGGSNAIGMFADFIDDESVKLIGVEPSGRGLEPGEHAATLCLGEPGVMHGFNSYMLKDEKGEPAPVYSISAGLDYPSVGPEHSHLKDLGRAQYEHASDKEAVDAFFKLSQTEGIIPALESSHALAHALKLAPQLDKDKIIIVNLSGRGDKDVAQIEEMIDKGEIKLP, from the coding sequence ATGACTAAGAACGCAATTATCAATGCAGACGGCTTTTTTGGTGAATACGGCGGACAGTTTGTTCCCGAGCAGGTTCTTCCTGTCCTGAATGAACTGGCTGAGAATTATGAAAGATATCGCAATGACCCTGAGTTCATTGAAGAATTTAATTACTATCTTACAAAATATTCCGGACGCCCCACTCCACTCTACCTTTGCTCCAATCTCACTGAAGAGCTTGGCGGTGCTAAAATATACCTCAAACGTGAAGACCTCAACCACCTCGGCGCACACAAAGTAAACAACACCATCGGTCAGATCCTGCTTGCTAAACGCATGGGCAAGAAAAAAATCATCGCTGAGACCGGTGCAGGCCAGCACGGCGTTGCAACCGCAGCAACCTGCGCGCTCATGGACATGGAATGTACTATTGTCATGGGTGAAGTTGACATGGAGCGCCAGAAGTTAAACGTCTTCCGCATGCGTATGATGGGTGCGAACGTGGTCGCTGCAAAATCAGGCCAGAAAACCCTTAAAGAAGCTGTTGACGAAGCTTTGGCCGCTTGGATCGGTGACGCTGAAAACACTTTTTATCTGCTCGGTTCCGCAGTTGGTCCCCACCCGTACCCAAGCATGGTCCGCGACTTCCAGTCCATAATCGGCCGCGAAGCCAAGCAGCAATGCCTTGAAGATGAAGGACGCCTTCCTGACTACTGCATCGCCTGCGTCGGCGGCGGTTCCAACGCAATAGGCATGTTCGCTGATTTCATTGACGATGAATCTGTTAAACTTATCGGAGTCGAACCTTCCGGCCGCGGCCTTGAACCTGGTGAACATGCGGCAACCCTCTGTCTCGGAGAACCCGGCGTAATGCACGGATTCAACTCCTACATGCTTAAAGACGAAAAGGGCGAACCAGCCCCTGTCTACTCAATTTCCGCCGGACTAGATTACCCCAGTGTAGGTCCCGAGCATTCTCACCTCAAGGACCTCGGGCGCGCCCAGTACGAGCATGCTTCCGACAAAGAAGCAGTTGACGCTTTCTTCAAGCTTTCTCAGACTGAAGGGATTATCCCTGCTCTAGAATCTTCACACGCGCTGGCCCACGCTCTCAAGCTGGCCCCCCAGCTCGACAAAGATAAAATCATCATCGTCAACCTCTCCGGCCGCGGTGACAAAGACGTTGCTCAGATCGAAGAGATGATCGACAAAGGGGAAATTAAACTGCCTTAA
- a CDS encoding YkgJ family cysteine cluster protein, translating to MKESLDEIIDSILANVYPLFELHPELQKLLRDMSMAVCADSANISPDQKLFPSLLAQKGISLFEANYKAILGQVQSLDPSFKIACKAGCSYCCSSHITVTPQEGFHIALHLAATRSAEEFTKLAEQCIEISSGLDSTGIEEFAKKYFQMCPFLKDDKCSVYEVRPILGRNWVSTDVGACRKSFDSRNKISIPQNALVMVQKDLIYAGQAAYLAGFGIDGNICSFMPLMAQILTDFDGSYAKWLGGEKLNGQM from the coding sequence ATGAAGGAAAGTCTTGACGAAATTATCGATTCCATTCTGGCCAATGTTTATCCCTTGTTCGAGCTGCATCCAGAGTTGCAGAAACTTTTGCGGGATATGAGCATGGCTGTATGCGCTGACTCTGCCAATATTTCACCGGACCAGAAACTTTTTCCCTCACTGCTTGCCCAAAAGGGAATTTCGTTATTTGAGGCAAATTATAAGGCTATTCTCGGACAGGTACAATCTCTTGACCCTTCGTTCAAAATTGCCTGTAAGGCAGGATGCTCCTACTGTTGCTCCTCGCACATCACAGTTACTCCGCAGGAAGGATTCCACATTGCCCTGCACCTTGCCGCTACCCGGAGCGCAGAAGAATTTACCAAACTGGCAGAGCAGTGTATTGAAATCAGTTCAGGCCTTGATTCCACAGGCATCGAAGAATTCGCAAAAAAATATTTTCAAATGTGTCCGTTTTTAAAAGACGACAAATGTTCGGTTTATGAAGTTCGTCCTATCTTGGGTCGGAACTGGGTTTCCACGGACGTTGGAGCGTGCCGCAAAAGTTTTGATTCAAGAAACAAAATCAGTATACCGCAGAATGCGCTGGTGATGGTTCAGAAAGATCTGATATATGCCGGGCAGGCCGCATATCTGGCAGGATTCGGTATAGATGGAAATATCTGTTCCTTCATGCCGCTTATGGCCCAGATCCTGACTGACTTCGATGGAAGCTATGCCAAATGGCTTGGCGGAGAAAAGCTGAACGGACAGATGTAG
- a CDS encoding bile acid:sodium symporter family protein: protein MISFVCRLIERHFLLLAIALSLAAFVQPVLFVWMKAYIAVSLGIIMFGMGLTLEFSDFEAAVRNYKAVGMGVLLQYTVMPLLAVGISALLGLPQDALIGMVVVGACPGGTASNVIAHLARANVALSVTMTLISTCLAPVLTPLIIYLLLNQQIEIPFLPMVKSVFWIVVFPLVDGLVLRRLLKQRLDQLLHIFPSISILIISMLVACIIGLNRDMLASFPLLVFIAVALHNLGGLGAGYGAGRLSGFNHRDSLTMAIEVGMQNSGLGVALATKYFGIASALPGALFSLWHNISGIFIANRNRAVSSGGEHEGKS from the coding sequence ATGATAAGTTTCGTATGCCGGTTAATCGAGCGGCATTTTCTTTTACTGGCAATAGCATTGAGTCTTGCCGCTTTTGTGCAACCTGTCCTTTTTGTATGGATGAAAGCATATATTGCCGTGAGTCTCGGCATTATTATGTTCGGTATGGGCCTGACTCTGGAGTTCAGTGATTTTGAGGCGGCTGTCAGGAATTATAAAGCTGTCGGTATGGGAGTACTGCTGCAATATACCGTTATGCCTCTTCTTGCAGTGGGGATAAGTGCATTATTAGGTCTTCCGCAGGATGCGTTGATCGGTATGGTTGTTGTTGGAGCCTGTCCCGGGGGAACTGCTTCAAATGTTATCGCCCACCTTGCCAGAGCCAATGTTGCGCTCTCTGTGACCATGACCCTGATTTCAACCTGCCTCGCTCCAGTGTTGACCCCGCTTATCATCTACCTTCTGCTTAATCAGCAGATCGAGATTCCTTTTTTGCCCATGGTAAAATCTGTATTCTGGATTGTAGTTTTTCCACTGGTGGATGGTCTTGTTCTACGCAGACTGCTTAAGCAGAGGCTAGACCAGCTGCTGCATATTTTCCCATCCATATCCATTTTGATTATCTCAATGCTCGTTGCCTGCATTATCGGTTTGAATCGCGATATGCTGGCTTCTTTTCCGTTGCTTGTATTTATCGCTGTTGCCTTGCATAATCTTGGAGGACTTGGAGCCGGATACGGGGCAGGGCGTCTGTCCGGATTCAATCATCGCGACAGTCTGACCATGGCGATTGAGGTCGGTATGCAGAATTCCGGACTGGGGGTAGCTTTGGCTACAAAATATTTTGGTATAGCAAGTGCACTTCCAGGGGCGTTATTCAGTCTATGGCATAATATTTCGGGGATATTTATAGCCAACCGTAACCGTGCTGTTTCTTCAGGAGGAGAGCATGAAGGAAAGTCTTGA